From one Amphiura filiformis chromosome 13, Afil_fr2py, whole genome shotgun sequence genomic stretch:
- the LOC140168332 gene encoding serine/arginine-rich splicing factor 7-like — MSSRGYYKDSGPLECKVYVGDLGSGASRNDIEDAFREYGELKNVWVARNPPGFAFVEFEDARDAKEACDAMDGRRLCGRRIKVEMSSGETRRGGGRGGGYGRGPPPRRTDERCYECGESGHYARDCHNSRGHHLMTVEVVVIDEDHVPGAALVRIHQGDDTVAAGLAAVQDHQETRRDKPAVYIWTTSDWFVL, encoded by the exons ATGTCGTCCCGTGGATACTACAAGGATTCCGGTCCCCTGGAATGCAAAGTCTACGTAGGTGATCTGGGTTCGGGAGCCAGTCGTAACGACATCGAGGATGCCTTCCGTGAATATGGAGAACTGAAAAACGTGTGGGTGGCCAGAAACCCACCAGGTTTTGCATTTGTTGAATTTGAGGATGCAAGAGATGCGAAGGAGGCGTGTGATGCTATGGATGGAAG ACGTCTCTGTGGCAGACGAATTAAAGTAGAAATGTCCTCAGGAGAAACGCGCCGTGGTGGAGGTAGAGGTGGCGGCTATGGCCGGGGTCCTCCACCTCGCAGAACGGATGAACGTTGTTACGAGTGTGGAGAGAGTGGCCATTATGCCCGGGACTGCCATAACTCCAGGGGTCATCATCTCATGACCGTCGAGGTGGTGGTTATAGACGAAG ATCACGTTCCAGGAGCCGCTCTCGTTCGTATTCACCAAGGAGACGATACAGTCGCAGCAGGTCTCGCAG CCGTTCAAGATCATCAAGAGACTAGACGTGATAAGCCAGCTGTGTATATATGGACCACAAGCGATTGGTTTGTTTTGTAA